Proteins from a genomic interval of Quercus robur chromosome 9, dhQueRobu3.1, whole genome shotgun sequence:
- the LOC126700368 gene encoding derlin-1-like, producing the protein MFVFGAPSLLVMAAVPYLWSPFMGGSLVFMLIYVWSREYPNALIDIYRLVSLKGFYLPYVMLALDLLLGNPLMPDILGMVVGHFYYFLTVLHPLAGGKFILKTPFRV; encoded by the exons ATGTTCGTCTTTGGAGCACCATCACTTCTT GTGATGGCTGCTGTTCCATATCTATGGTCTCCATTCATGGGAGGTTCCTTAGTATTTATGCTCATCTATGTTTGGAGCCGTGAGTACCCAAATGCACTCATAGACATTTATCGTCTTGTGTCATTGAAG gGATTCTATCTTCCTTATGTAATGCTAGCACTTGATTTGTTACTCGGAAATCCTTTGATGCCAGACATTCTAGGGATGGTTGTAGGACATTTCTATTACTTCCTAACAGTGCTTCATCCTCTGGCTGGGGGAAAATTCATCTTGAAGACCCCTTTTAGGGTGTAA